Proteins encoded within one genomic window of Spirochaeta isovalerica:
- a CDS encoding ABC transporter substrate-binding protein, with the protein MMRNRNVIKTAIVFLLVLTFISCYKKETIAGKNRPVTLVISSRLYTPLSEQKFLYDEIFPSFEEENNVVVKFEILDDDILLDRAFQQKETGRITSDVVIVHNSRMKEWVDGDLVEILPVEEWKSRTFSQAFTTYLVYGGKTYFAPVGGDVYLLLANRKALQYLDSTVEIQNLTWSGFADWSQKIKSGEGSGKVAVTGVPQKNFIYFFGAMVLSYGGGFPIVRSYEANQCWNILASMSDTFFPGVLSCDNVSLPMKNGEAWLAVAHMARIGEAYRQNPDDYIIAPAPRGPSGIGSIAGTSGFAVLKGAENKDMAFRFIEYMTRPEIAVKVARGTGGFLPPINEAIEELGNTPADTVIKTGIEVLQNGVVSGVPGSSYTSWGDVKQIYDDLFSEMILNRGTVDDTLLHKAEERLEALRK; encoded by the coding sequence ATGATGAGAAATCGGAATGTAATAAAAACCGCCATAGTGTTTCTATTAGTGCTGACTTTTATCTCCTGTTACAAGAAAGAGACTATTGCTGGAAAAAACAGACCTGTTACTCTTGTTATTTCTTCCCGTCTTTACACTCCTTTGTCAGAACAGAAATTCCTTTACGATGAAATCTTTCCGTCATTTGAAGAAGAAAACAATGTCGTTGTTAAATTTGAAATTCTGGATGATGATATTTTACTCGACAGAGCCTTCCAGCAGAAAGAAACCGGTCGCATAACTTCTGATGTCGTCATTGTTCATAACAGCCGGATGAAGGAATGGGTTGATGGTGATCTCGTGGAAATATTGCCTGTGGAAGAATGGAAAAGCCGAACTTTTTCACAGGCCTTCACAACTTATCTCGTATATGGCGGGAAAACATATTTTGCCCCTGTGGGTGGAGATGTCTATCTTCTTCTTGCAAACAGAAAAGCTCTTCAATACCTGGATAGTACAGTCGAAATACAGAATCTGACATGGAGCGGATTTGCCGACTGGTCACAAAAAATAAAGAGTGGCGAAGGTTCGGGAAAAGTCGCCGTAACCGGAGTCCCCCAGAAAAACTTTATATACTTTTTCGGGGCCATGGTTCTCTCCTACGGGGGAGGTTTTCCTATAGTGAGAAGCTATGAAGCGAATCAATGCTGGAACATCCTCGCATCTATGTCGGACACTTTCTTCCCCGGAGTTCTCTCCTGCGACAATGTCTCTCTACCAATGAAAAACGGAGAAGCCTGGCTTGCTGTGGCGCATATGGCGCGAATAGGAGAGGCTTACAGGCAGAATCCCGATGATTATATTATCGCCCCTGCACCACGGGGACCTTCGGGAATAGGATCAATAGCCGGCACAAGCGGTTTCGCCGTTTTAAAAGGTGCGGAAAACAAAGACATGGCTTTCCGTTTTATCGAATATATGACCAGACCGGAAATCGCAGTGAAAGTGGCAAGAGGCACAGGGGGATTTCTTCCTCCCATAAATGAAGCTATTGAAGAACTGGGCAATACACCAGCCGATACTGTTATCAAAACCGGAATCGAAGTTCTCCAGAACGGAGTTGTTTCCGGGGTTCCCGGAAGTTCATACACATCATGGGGCGATGTCAAACAGATTTATGATGATCTCTTCAGTGAAATGATCCTGAATCGGGGGACTGTCGATGACACCTTACTTCATAAAGCAGAAGAGAGGCTCGAAGCCCTGAGGAAATAA
- the lnt gene encoding apolipoprotein N-acyltransferase, translating to MAFNKIFTRENILNLLFELFLLSLSGLIFALSFPSFLNRWGLFPLAFISLIPVFIVVHRIGFIKSIIYGAYFGYFSYSLFNFWLATFDPMAFVVVPIIYASYFLVLFPLLKLADRLFPAKGFILQIFLWLSYEFLRTKGFLGYSYGVLGYTQYNFLSLIGIADITGVAGVTFIVIYPSIIIGNALKEGIAHFKKTWREWLRPSVIWFSLFILFNIYGLVSKVNYDDTPKWRPALIQHNINSWRSGIEVFEEALDKLLEISNEALEEKPDALIWSETAFVPSIDYHLRTRVDRRRVELIHKLFDFMDQTDVPLFLGNNDLFYFGDKRVNYNSVFHYEKGELQGKYYKTHLVPFTEHFPYENIFPGIYQKILDLKVNFYGKGDEYTLFEQDGIKLAPLICFEDTFGYLSREFVLRGGDILMNLTNDSWSDEYACNIQHMGIAVFRTIENRRSMIRSTTGGFTTVIDPNGKRIAELEPFTEGYLISDVPVYNERTTIYTKFGNWLDILSIILSFSGIALGILLKIKGKKH from the coding sequence ATGGCATTCAATAAAATCTTTACCAGAGAGAACATTCTGAATCTTTTATTCGAATTGTTCCTATTGTCTTTGAGCGGATTAATTTTCGCATTATCTTTTCCCAGTTTTCTCAATCGCTGGGGTCTTTTCCCTTTGGCATTTATCTCTCTAATTCCGGTTTTCATCGTAGTTCATCGAATCGGTTTCATTAAATCTATAATATACGGAGCCTATTTCGGATATTTCAGTTATTCGCTGTTCAATTTCTGGCTTGCTACTTTTGACCCCATGGCTTTTGTAGTTGTTCCCATTATTTATGCCTCCTATTTTCTGGTTCTTTTTCCCCTTTTGAAATTAGCCGATAGGCTTTTCCCGGCAAAGGGGTTTATTCTTCAGATTTTCCTTTGGCTTTCCTATGAATTTCTCAGGACAAAGGGCTTTCTCGGCTATTCTTATGGTGTGCTTGGTTATACGCAATACAACTTTCTATCGCTCATAGGTATAGCTGATATCACCGGCGTAGCAGGCGTTACCTTTATTGTTATTTATCCGTCAATTATTATTGGAAACGCTCTGAAAGAAGGGATTGCCCATTTTAAAAAGACCTGGAGAGAGTGGTTAAGACCTTCTGTAATCTGGTTTTCGCTTTTCATCCTTTTCAATATTTATGGACTTGTATCAAAAGTTAATTATGATGACACGCCGAAGTGGAGACCTGCACTGATTCAGCATAATATAAACTCCTGGCGTTCGGGAATTGAAGTTTTTGAAGAAGCGCTTGATAAGCTATTGGAAATTTCCAATGAGGCTCTGGAAGAGAAGCCCGATGCTCTTATCTGGTCTGAAACGGCTTTTGTTCCTTCAATCGATTATCATCTGAGGACAAGAGTGGACAGAAGGCGGGTGGAACTGATTCACAAGCTTTTTGATTTTATGGATCAGACTGATGTCCCTCTTTTTCTCGGGAATAATGATCTCTTTTATTTCGGCGATAAAAGGGTCAATTACAATTCTGTTTTTCACTATGAAAAGGGAGAGCTTCAGGGAAAGTATTACAAAACCCATCTGGTTCCCTTTACCGAACATTTTCCCTATGAAAATATCTTCCCTGGAATATATCAGAAAATTCTTGATTTAAAGGTAAACTTTTACGGAAAAGGGGATGAATACACCTTGTTCGAACAGGACGGCATAAAGCTGGCACCTCTTATCTGTTTTGAAGATACATTCGGTTATCTTTCAAGGGAATTTGTTTTAAGGGGCGGGGATATTTTAATGAATCTTACAAACGATTCCTGGTCCGATGAGTATGCCTGCAATATTCAGCATATGGGGATTGCTGTATTCCGGACAATAGAAAACAGGAGATCCATGATTCGTTCTACAACCGGAGGATTTACGACCGTTATAGATCCGAACGGAAAAAGAATCGCAGAACTGGAGCCTTTTACAGAAGGTTATCTGATTTCAGATGTTCCTGTTTATAATGAGCGAACGACTATTTATACAAAATTCGGGAACTGGTTGGATATTCTCTCGATTATCCTGTCTTTTTCCGGCATCGCATTAGGTATTCTGCTTAAAATCAAAGGTAAAAAACATTGA
- a CDS encoding response regulator transcription factor has product MITFLIASDYNFMQDYIKSLIDLKCDMTSAACSCSYKAISRSSELLKPQFVLVDLMDDYESRLKLIRKLKKTFPSTFVIALSDSVDRNKFIEVFRAGSDGYLTKEAAFNELFRCVFTIMQGEKYLSLAVINNFLDYMIETPHLDKRRPDLITNREKEHISYIAEGLNPKEIAYKMKISKKTVDNYRNRIMNKLKLNSIADIVKYAIREQIVTI; this is encoded by the coding sequence ATGATCACATTTCTCATTGCTTCTGATTACAACTTTATGCAGGATTATATTAAATCTTTAATTGACCTTAAGTGCGACATGACTTCTGCTGCTTGCTCTTGTTCCTACAAAGCAATCAGCAGAAGTTCCGAACTACTGAAACCGCAATTCGTCCTTGTGGATCTTATGGATGATTATGAGAGCAGATTGAAGCTGATCCGTAAACTGAAAAAAACTTTCCCATCTACATTTGTTATTGCTCTTTCTGATTCAGTTGATAGAAATAAATTTATTGAAGTCTTTCGTGCCGGTTCAGATGGTTATCTGACAAAAGAAGCTGCATTTAACGAATTATTCCGATGCGTATTTACAATTATGCAGGGAGAAAAATATCTTTCACTGGCTGTCATAAACAATTTTCTCGATTATATGATAGAAACTCCTCATCTGGATAAGAGAAGACCCGATCTGATTACCAATAGGGAAAAAGAGCATATTTCCTATATCGCGGAAGGGCTTAATCCCAAAGAGATCGCTTACAAAATGAAAATCAGTAAAAAGACTGTAGATAACTATAGAAACAGGATAATGAATAAACTGAAGCTGAACAGCATAGCTGATATTGTGAAATACGCCATTCGGGAGCAAATTGTCACCATTTGA
- a CDS encoding motility associated factor glycosyltransferase family protein — protein MSILADNLHALDIHFPSLSHFLKDYSETLTIDDYKTSVSRTGCPTIEINGQLIHSRFDPQKESYRFIENQLSGDASIYIQGGFGLGYHSEALLELTEDEILIIVEPDIKLFYHAMCLRDLRHLINCGRIIFLIDSEPDNVLAILEQFPGKLVQIIITRSLYDYKQNYYDSLRNKVGNYISRKEVNLSTLKRFGKLWLRNLSENAHLLAEVPGIRSLDHLFDGLPALLIAAGPSLDTILPYLEKLKERFILVAVDTALRACLKENVEPDFIVVADPQYWNSRHMDRCPTDQSILISDTSTFPSVFRQIKGKKFLSSSSFPLGLYLEENTELKGKLKAGGSVATAAWDFCRIIGASEIWCAGLDLGFPDKQTHCRGSFFEQRVHWLSERHRPAEDFSWHALIDAGLHKVEANDGGLTWTDRRMNLYVRWFEEQMEKYPVLQSFNISQKGIKIRGMGFSTLAEALKKPINRMEIDLKLNEAGQIEPSPGLYSELIKSIESLIENLSSLHELADRGLQLCHKLEENFKKGHEISRILTELNKIDAAIINQSGKEIAAFILQNFITDLLGEKKSPTPEQTINNSISLYEELNQSIGFHRELLQKALKNTKISQE, from the coding sequence ATGAGTATTCTTGCCGATAATCTCCATGCTCTCGATATTCATTTTCCTTCGCTTTCCCACTTTTTAAAAGATTATTCAGAGACTCTAACGATTGATGACTATAAGACCTCTGTTTCCCGAACCGGATGTCCGACTATAGAAATTAATGGTCAGCTGATACATTCCCGCTTTGATCCTCAAAAGGAAAGTTACAGGTTTATTGAAAATCAGCTTTCCGGTGACGCTTCGATCTATATTCAAGGCGGTTTCGGATTGGGGTATCACTCGGAAGCGTTACTTGAATTAACAGAAGATGAAATTCTCATTATTGTCGAACCTGATATAAAGCTCTTCTATCATGCCATGTGTTTACGGGATCTACGTCATTTAATCAATTGCGGACGGATTATTTTTCTCATTGATAGTGAACCTGACAACGTGTTAGCAATTCTGGAGCAGTTTCCCGGGAAATTGGTTCAGATCATTATCACTCGTTCGCTCTATGATTACAAACAGAACTACTATGATTCACTCCGCAATAAAGTCGGAAACTATATATCCCGGAAGGAAGTCAATCTCAGTACCCTTAAGCGCTTCGGAAAATTATGGTTGCGAAATTTGTCTGAAAATGCTCACTTACTGGCTGAAGTGCCGGGAATCCGGTCGCTTGATCATTTATTTGACGGTCTTCCCGCACTGCTTATCGCTGCAGGGCCCTCTCTTGACACCATACTCCCCTACCTGGAAAAGTTGAAAGAGAGATTTATACTCGTCGCCGTTGATACAGCTTTAAGAGCATGCCTGAAGGAGAATGTGGAACCTGATTTTATTGTCGTAGCGGACCCGCAGTACTGGAATAGCCGCCACATGGACCGATGTCCGACCGATCAGTCAATTCTGATTTCAGATACTTCAACTTTCCCCTCGGTCTTCAGACAGATAAAAGGGAAAAAATTCCTCAGCTCATCTTCTTTTCCCCTAGGGCTTTATCTGGAGGAAAACACTGAACTGAAGGGAAAGCTCAAAGCCGGTGGTTCTGTTGCGACTGCCGCCTGGGATTTCTGCAGAATCATAGGCGCCAGCGAAATCTGGTGTGCGGGGCTTGATCTGGGATTTCCTGATAAACAGACTCATTGCCGCGGCAGTTTTTTTGAACAGAGAGTGCATTGGCTCTCTGAAAGACATAGACCTGCTGAGGATTTTTCCTGGCACGCTTTGATCGATGCCGGGCTCCACAAAGTGGAGGCCAATGACGGAGGATTAACCTGGACAGACAGGAGAATGAATCTCTATGTTCGCTGGTTTGAAGAGCAAATGGAAAAATACCCGGTTTTACAATCCTTTAACATTTCGCAAAAAGGGATAAAAATCAGGGGTATGGGATTCTCAACTCTAGCTGAAGCTTTAAAAAAACCGATTAATCGCATGGAAATTGATTTGAAACTTAATGAAGCCGGTCAGATAGAACCTTCCCCCGGTTTATACAGTGAACTCATTAAATCTATAGAATCCCTCATTGAAAATTTGTCATCGTTACATGAACTCGCAGACAGGGGGCTTCAGCTTTGCCACAAATTGGAAGAAAATTTCAAAAAAGGTCACGAAATCAGTAGAATCCTAACAGAACTGAATAAAATCGATGCCGCAATTATTAACCAGAGCGGAAAAGAAATTGCCGCATTTATACTACAGAATTTCATAACGGATCTACTCGGCGAAAAAAAATCCCCGACACCTGAACAGACAATTAACAATTCCATTTCTCTTTATGAAGAACTGAATCAATCGATTGGTTTTCATAGGGAACTACTGCAAAAAGCTTTAAAAAATACAAAAATTTCTCAAGAATAA
- a CDS encoding penicillin-binding protein, whose protein sequence is MEKRFKVFFTLLIATSLTILGRYGYLMLTPSPDSSSVSFPEVERGPILDRNGRLLALQTELNSVEAWLPSVESPESVARLLSQILSGVTYETVYNQLTGTGPSNFLYIKRKISPTETSEIKKLIGEGKLKGISIRPEYGRNYPEKELASHVIGYTGTDNVGLEGIEYKFNSILSPPVISSSRDIQYGNQVYLTIDSNIQYITEKIARKAYVENKAEKVMILVMEAKTGDLLSYVSVPSFDPNNFQQYSRQERENQPVSYAYEPGSVFKIFSVASFLELGGITTEDTFDTTGGYNPEFFKKNKITPITDLGSYGVLNAEKTLVYSSNVGVSYMSETVDSRDYYNMLKNFGFGQTTGIPLNGESSGILFEPEKWSLRTKPTISFGQEIGVSAIQVITAATVFANSGILLKPHIVKKVVAPDGTVIKEYGKEPVREVLSPEVADSVLHMMQKVTEEGTARRARIEGFNISAKTGTAQIPDKETGKYSTTEYLGSILAIFPTEDPEIIVYIVIDRPMGDYTYGGRIGSPLVKELAEELIPIMGLDLKTTQTFIHTTNLRLTKPELNSPDGSMPDMTGYSKRAVLDFLKKHNLQGNLKGEGWVVFQFPPPGPDREIKDGMTVYVEFK, encoded by the coding sequence ATGGAAAAACGTTTTAAAGTTTTTTTTACACTTCTGATTGCCACGTCTCTTACCATTCTCGGCCGGTACGGATATCTGATGCTGACTCCTTCGCCCGATTCGTCAAGCGTTTCGTTTCCCGAAGTTGAACGGGGCCCCATCCTGGACAGGAACGGAAGACTTCTGGCTCTCCAGACAGAACTAAACTCGGTAGAAGCATGGCTGCCCAGTGTCGAATCCCCCGAATCCGTGGCACGTTTGCTTTCTCAGATATTATCCGGTGTGACATATGAGACGGTGTATAACCAGCTGACAGGAACCGGACCGAGCAATTTCCTGTATATCAAAAGGAAAATTTCTCCAACCGAGACTTCGGAAATAAAAAAGCTGATCGGCGAAGGAAAGTTGAAGGGGATTTCTATCCGTCCCGAATACGGGAGGAACTATCCCGAAAAAGAACTGGCGTCTCATGTGATCGGCTATACCGGTACAGACAATGTGGGACTGGAAGGTATCGAATACAAATTCAACAGCATCCTCTCTCCCCCTGTCATTTCATCATCCCGGGATATTCAATACGGGAACCAGGTCTATCTGACTATTGATTCGAATATACAGTACATCACGGAGAAAATTGCCCGAAAGGCTTATGTGGAAAATAAAGCTGAAAAAGTTATGATTCTTGTGATGGAAGCTAAAACGGGAGATCTGCTGAGTTATGTTTCCGTCCCCTCCTTCGATCCCAATAATTTTCAACAGTACTCCCGTCAGGAAAGAGAGAATCAACCCGTCTCCTACGCCTATGAACCGGGTTCGGTTTTCAAGATTTTTTCAGTAGCTTCATTTCTTGAACTGGGCGGCATAACGACAGAGGATACATTTGATACGACCGGTGGGTATAATCCGGAATTCTTCAAAAAAAACAAGATTACACCGATTACCGACCTGGGAAGTTACGGAGTTCTCAATGCTGAAAAAACACTCGTATACTCCAGCAACGTCGGCGTGTCATATATGTCCGAAACTGTCGATTCACGGGATTATTACAATATGCTTAAAAATTTCGGTTTCGGCCAGACAACCGGGATTCCCTTAAACGGAGAATCGAGCGGGATACTTTTTGAGCCGGAAAAATGGTCTCTTCGAACTAAGCCGACCATATCTTTCGGTCAGGAAATCGGTGTGTCAGCTATTCAGGTTATTACAGCAGCAACCGTTTTTGCCAACAGCGGGATTCTACTGAAACCACACATTGTAAAAAAAGTCGTCGCTCCTGACGGAACCGTAATCAAAGAGTACGGAAAGGAACCTGTCAGAGAAGTGCTGTCTCCCGAAGTGGCTGACTCGGTTCTGCATATGATGCAGAAAGTTACCGAGGAGGGAACTGCCAGGAGGGCCAGGATCGAAGGATTTAATATTTCCGCTAAAACCGGTACCGCCCAGATACCTGATAAGGAAACGGGTAAATATTCAACGACAGAATATCTCGGGTCCATTCTGGCCATATTTCCTACCGAAGATCCTGAAATCATCGTATATATCGTCATAGACAGACCAATGGGCGATTATACCTACGGAGGTCGTATCGGTTCTCCTCTTGTCAAGGAGCTGGCGGAAGAACTCATTCCCATCATGGGGCTCGATCTTAAAACGACACAGACTTTCATTCACACGACGAATCTGAGGCTTACAAAACCGGAATTAAATTCGCCTGACGGTTCCATGCCCGATATGACAGGTTACTCCAAAAGAGCTGTTCTCGATTTCCTCAAAAAACATAATCTGCAGGGGAACCTGAAAGGAGAAGGCTGGGTTGTTTTTCAGTTCCCCCCCCCCGGTCCGGATAGGGAAATCAAAGATGGTATGACTGTCTACGTGGAATTCAAATGA
- the lepB gene encoding signal peptidase I, whose protein sequence is MMYTISRQLTFFLLASIAVLFFCLRFFNVYQVRENSMEPLLLNGQKIIAVRNRTLHRGDIVVFENPEDNRLVVKRFLLSPGDPVTIRNGILITPDGNVPLTVRQSHLLSNLEFIPDNMFFALGDNIFNSHDSRDYGPVTINNIKGKVLLF, encoded by the coding sequence ATGATGTACACAATTTCCCGGCAGTTAACTTTTTTTCTTCTGGCATCAATTGCTGTCCTTTTTTTCTGCCTGAGATTTTTTAATGTTTACCAGGTTAGAGAGAACTCTATGGAGCCTCTCCTGCTAAACGGACAGAAAATCATAGCCGTACGAAACAGGACGCTGCATAGGGGCGACATTGTAGTTTTTGAAAATCCAGAGGATAATCGCCTTGTCGTCAAGCGATTCCTCCTCTCTCCCGGAGATCCCGTCACGATACGCAACGGCATACTGATAACACCGGACGGCAATGTGCCGCTGACAGTGAGACAATCTCATCTGCTCTCCAATCTGGAGTTTATCCCTGATAATATGTTTTTTGCTTTGGGAGACAATATATTTAATTCTCATGATTCAAGAGACTACGGTCCGGTAACTATTAACAACATCAAAGGAAAAGTTCTTCTTTTTTAA
- a CDS encoding peptidoglycan DD-metalloendopeptidase family protein produces MVVSAESQKINRKNSKGQVRYFSSFSVRKTSVPLYIIPFISALLFFSVILNFIEVLWQRNEPHYNIEHLILPGEKSGIPEENRLMKAAAPFYKPSDGYLMEKNDGIQVSEYTLREGDRFSIIAGKYNVSLDTLISINNLSENSIAEEGLVIRIPDKSGIFHKVVKNDTLISIAEKYNLDIMTLQDANNLISTVIRIGQNLFIPDGTLPDDTKEKIIGSRFIIPAEGAVKNNYGAYLDPVTGLKYYNYGIDIVNKKGTPVYAAKSGIIGNTSYNAYYGRVIQLNHSDSMQTIFSCLDSIVVKPGDKVERGDLLGYMGNSGFRAGEHLQFSIFKNKEDVDTLEFIF; encoded by the coding sequence ATGGTTGTATCAGCAGAGAGTCAGAAAATTAACAGAAAAAACTCAAAGGGACAGGTGCGTTATTTCTCATCCTTTTCAGTAAGAAAAACATCGGTACCTCTCTATATAATTCCCTTTATCAGTGCTTTGCTCTTTTTTTCCGTCATTCTGAATTTTATCGAAGTCCTGTGGCAGAGAAACGAGCCTCACTATAATATTGAGCATCTTATTTTACCGGGAGAAAAAAGCGGCATTCCCGAAGAAAACAGACTCATGAAAGCCGCTGCTCCCTTTTACAAACCATCTGATGGCTACCTGATGGAAAAAAATGACGGGATTCAGGTTTCGGAATATACCTTGAGAGAAGGGGACCGTTTTTCAATTATAGCGGGAAAATATAACGTCAGTCTCGATACATTAATATCTATTAATAATCTGTCGGAAAATTCCATTGCAGAAGAAGGTCTGGTTATTAGAATTCCCGATAAATCAGGCATATTCCACAAAGTCGTCAAGAATGATACATTGATTTCTATCGCTGAAAAATACAATCTGGATATAATGACGCTCCAGGATGCCAACAATCTCATTTCCACGGTAATCAGAATTGGTCAGAATCTTTTTATACCCGATGGTACATTGCCTGATGATACAAAAGAAAAGATAATAGGCAGCAGATTCATAATTCCCGCAGAAGGTGCAGTTAAGAATAATTATGGTGCTTATCTCGATCCCGTAACAGGACTAAAGTATTATAATTACGGAATCGATATTGTAAATAAGAAGGGTACACCCGTTTATGCCGCAAAAAGCGGAATTATAGGGAACACATCCTATAATGCATATTACGGACGTGTCATTCAGTTGAATCACAGTGATTCCATGCAGACCATTTTCAGCTGCCTGGACAGCATTGTCGTCAAGCCCGGTGATAAAGTGGAGAGAGGTGATCTTCTCGGATATATGGGAAACAGTGGTTTCAGAGCCGGAGAACATCTTCAATTCTCTATTTTCAAAAATAAAGAAGATGTTGATACATTGGAATTTATATTTTAA